CGAGCGTTTCCCGCACATTGTGGTCCGAGATCAGTACGCCGATATTGCGGGCCTTGAGCGAAGTGATCAGATGCTGGATGTCGGCCACGGCGATCGGATCGATGCCGGCGAACGGTTCGTCCAGCAGGATGAAGGCCGGGGAGGTGATCAGGGCCCGGGCGATCTCCACCCGCCGTCGCTCGCCGCCGGAGAGAGCGTAGCCCATGGTGTCGGCCACGTGGGCGATGCCGAACTCCTCCAGCAATTCCTGGGCCCGGTGCCGCTGCAGCTCCCGGTCCTCCTCGACGGTTTCAAGGATTGCCAGCAGGTTGTCCCGCACGGACAGCTTGCGGAAGACCGAGGCTTCCTGGGGCAGGTAGCTGATTCCCC
The window above is part of the Trichlorobacter ammonificans genome. Proteins encoded here:
- the lptB gene encoding LPS export ABC transporter ATP-binding protein; amino-acid sequence: MAANAERRLRAEGLCKSYGKRTVVSGVSLSLATGQVIGLLGPNGAGKTTTFYMVVGLTRPEGGAVYLDDEDITTFPMHLRARRGISYLPQEASVFRKLSVRDNLLAILETVEEDRELQRHRAQELLEEFGIAHVADTMGYALSGGERRRVEIARALITSPAFILLDEPFAGIDPIAVADIQHLITSLKARNIGVLISDHNVRETLGVCDAAYIVSAGEVLEFGTPAEIAESRRAREIYLGEAFRL